A window from Gossypium raimondii isolate GPD5lz chromosome 7, ASM2569854v1, whole genome shotgun sequence encodes these proteins:
- the LOC105798300 gene encoding acid phosphatase 1 — MARKIVLILVLTCLCIGLAAADWNILNPIWNINERQDSLKNYCESWRINVELNNIREFDVVPQECVAHIKKYMTSSQYDADCQRAIEEVTLYLSRCCSLKGDGKDAWIFDVDDTLISTIPYFKKHGFGGEKVNSSSLEAWMEESKAPALDHTFKLFHDIKDRGMKIFLVSSRKETLRSPTVDNLINVGYHGWSRLFLRGFEDEYMHVEQYKSQVRKTLMDQGYRIWGIVGDQWSSLKGLPEAKRTFKLPNSIYYMS, encoded by the exons ATGGCAAGGAAAATTGTGCTCATTCTGGTACTGACATGCCTCTGCATTGGGCTAGCAGCTGCTGACTGGAACATCTTGAACCCAATATGGAATATCAATGAAAGACAAGATAGCTTGAAAAACTACTGTGAAAGTTGGAGGATCAATGTGGAGCTGAACAACATAAGGGAGTTCGATGTAGTGCCCCAAGAATGCGTTGCTCACATCAAGAAGTACATGACTTCATCACAGTACGATGCTGACTGCCAGAGAGCTATCGAGGAAGTGACACTATACTTAAGCCGCTGTTGCTCTTTGAAAGGTGATGGCAAAGATGCATGGATTTTCGATGTTGATGATACACTCATCTCCACCATTCCTTACTTCAAGAAACATGGTTTTGG GGGAGAGAAGGTGAACTCATCTTCTTTGGAGGCATGGATGGAAGAGAGCAAGGCACCAGCTCTCGACCACACATTCAAGCTCTTCCATGACATTAAAGATAGAGGGATGAAAATCTTTCTAGTCTCTTCAAGGAAAGAAACCCTTAGATCTCCTACCGTTGATAACCTCATTAATGTTGGATACCATGGATGGTCTAGGCTCTTCTTAAG GGGTTTCGAAGATGAATACATGCATGTGGAACAATACAAGTCCCAAGTGAGGAAAACATTAATGGATCAAGGGTACCGCATATGGGGAATCGTTGGAGATCAATGGAGCAGCTTAAAGGGTTTGCCAGAAGCAAAGAGAACATTCAAGCTGCCAAATTCCATTTACTACATGTCTTAA